A genomic segment from Nocardiopsis sp. Huas11 encodes:
- a CDS encoding TetR/AcrR family transcriptional regulator, producing the protein MNTGPHHVPVSQEHPVAQAEQSMTRSAQREQRAARILDAAGELLVTWGYPKITIEDVARRAGVGKGTVYLHFPTKEVLFLVVVLRAQAGLTDHLASTMRRSPEGILPSAMARSVYLSMGDSPVISAIMTGRSETLGTLARAAAEHSRELVADRITTSHAYFDLLIEHGLLRSDRHRDDLVYAFMSIMTGHLFAESFVTVQPGLAPPETPEHRADILADTVRAALGEEGTTDALTAAWPEVAALYEELARRARAEVDRYTQSTRDT; encoded by the coding sequence GTGAACACCGGCCCCCACCATGTCCCCGTCTCCCAGGAGCACCCCGTGGCCCAGGCCGAACAGTCCATGACCAGATCCGCCCAGCGGGAGCAGCGGGCCGCACGCATCCTGGACGCGGCCGGCGAGCTCCTCGTCACCTGGGGCTATCCCAAGATCACCATCGAGGACGTCGCCCGACGGGCCGGCGTGGGCAAGGGCACGGTCTACCTGCACTTCCCCACCAAGGAGGTGCTCTTCCTGGTGGTCGTGCTCCGGGCCCAGGCGGGGCTGACCGACCATCTCGCCAGCACGATGCGCCGGAGCCCCGAGGGGATCCTGCCGAGCGCGATGGCCCGCTCCGTCTACCTGTCCATGGGCGATTCGCCGGTCATCAGCGCCATCATGACCGGCAGGAGCGAGACCCTCGGGACCCTCGCACGCGCAGCCGCCGAGCACAGCCGCGAGCTGGTCGCCGACCGCATCACGACCTCGCACGCGTACTTCGACCTGCTCATCGAGCACGGCCTGCTCCGGAGCGACCGGCACCGGGACGACCTCGTCTACGCCTTCATGTCGATCATGACCGGCCACCTGTTCGCCGAGTCGTTCGTGACCGTGCAGCCCGGGCTCGCCCCGCCGGAGACCCCCGAGCACCGTGCCGACATCCTGGCCGACACGGTCCGGGCGGCTCTGGGCGAGGAAGGAACGACCGACGCGCTCACCGCCGCCTGGCCCGAAGTGGCCGCTCTGTACGAGGAGCTGGCCCGCCGGGCCCGGGCGGAGGTCGACCGCTACACGCAGTCCACACGCGACACCTGA
- a CDS encoding cytochrome P450 — MTATTPSASDQTIDLQDPELASDPDALIRRVRAVGGTAPGRFVGGLDVTLFASDEDTRTILSDRRFVVDPANAVGGTSAKSTAQMFESLGLAPELVVYMTESILGKDGSDHTRLRKLVSRAFTVRRVNELRPSVQRITDDLLSRLPDHAEDGVVDLLEHFAYPLPITVICDMVGVPERDRPLWREWSRALAEFDPTAPERMNATLGEMIDHIKAMIAQRRAAPHDDLLDALISARDEDGGRLSEPELITMVFTLVIAGHETTANLLANGTHALLTHRDQWDALRADPGLLPSAVHEMLRWCGIALVTQLRYASEDVELRGGRVSRGEPVVAVLGAANRDPDVYPEPDRFDITRHHGKPGEAHVGFGHGLHYCLGAALARQEAQVAFQALTAAYPDLALVPGREPEFVPKPGNRRFKDLHVRL; from the coding sequence ATGACGGCCACGACACCATCCGCATCCGACCAGACCATCGACCTGCAGGATCCCGAACTGGCATCCGACCCCGACGCCCTGATCAGGCGGGTCCGGGCGGTCGGCGGGACGGCTCCGGGCAGGTTCGTCGGCGGTCTCGACGTCACCCTGTTCGCTTCCGACGAGGACACCCGCACGATCCTGAGCGACCGGCGCTTCGTGGTCGACCCCGCCAACGCCGTCGGCGGAACCTCGGCCAAGAGCACCGCCCAGATGTTCGAGAGCCTGGGGCTGGCGCCGGAGCTGGTCGTCTACATGACCGAGAGCATCCTCGGCAAGGACGGCTCCGACCACACACGGCTGCGCAAACTGGTCTCCCGGGCCTTCACCGTGCGCCGCGTCAACGAGCTGCGCCCCAGCGTCCAGCGCATCACGGACGACCTCCTGTCCCGCCTGCCCGACCACGCCGAGGACGGCGTCGTCGACCTCCTGGAGCACTTCGCCTACCCGCTGCCGATCACGGTGATCTGCGACATGGTCGGCGTCCCGGAACGGGACCGGCCCCTGTGGCGGGAGTGGAGCCGGGCCCTCGCGGAGTTCGACCCCACCGCCCCCGAGCGGATGAACGCCACGCTCGGCGAGATGATCGACCACATCAAGGCGATGATCGCCCAGCGCCGGGCGGCACCGCACGACGACCTGCTCGACGCCCTGATCTCGGCACGGGACGAGGACGGCGGACGGCTCAGCGAGCCGGAGCTGATCACCATGGTCTTCACGCTCGTCATCGCCGGGCACGAGACCACGGCCAACCTCCTCGCGAACGGCACCCACGCCCTGCTGACCCACCGCGACCAGTGGGACGCGCTGCGGGCCGACCCGGGGCTGCTGCCGTCGGCCGTCCACGAGATGCTCCGCTGGTGCGGCATCGCCCTCGTGACGCAGCTGCGCTACGCCTCCGAGGACGTCGAGCTCAGGGGCGGACGCGTGTCCCGGGGCGAGCCGGTGGTGGCCGTGCTCGGGGCGGCCAACCGGGATCCCGACGTGTACCCCGAACCCGATCGGTTCGACATCACCCGCCACCACGGCAAGCCCGGTGAGGCGCACGTCGGGTTCGGCCACGGCCTGCACTACTGCCTGGGCGCGGCCCTGGCGAGGCAGGAGGCCCAGGTGGCCTTCCAGGCCCTCACCGCCGCCTACCCGGACCTGGCCCTGGTGCCCGGACGTGAGCCCGAGTTCGTTCCCAAGCCGGGCAACCGGCGGTTCAAGGACCTGCACGTGCGGCTCTGA
- the miaB gene encoding tRNA (N6-isopentenyl adenosine(37)-C2)-methylthiotransferase MiaB, which translates to MRTYGCQMNVHDSERLSGLLEDAGYARAAEDTAADIVVFNTCAVRENADNRLYGNLGHLRPVKDANPGMQIAVGGCLAQKDRGEIVRRAPWVDVVFGTHNIGSLPTLLERARVQREAQVEIAESLEHFPSTLPSRRESAYAAWVSISVGCNNTCTFCIVPALRGKEQDRRPGDVLAEARALVDEGVSEITLLGQNVNAYGSGFGDRQAFSKLLRACGEIEGLERVRFTSPHPRDFTDDVIEAMAQTPNVMPQLHMPLQSGSSKVLKDMRRSYRQERFLGIVDKVRAAMPDAAITTDIIVGFPGETEEDFAETLHVVREARFAMAFTFQYSKRPGTPAATMDDQVPPEVVKDRYQRLVDLQDQISWEENQKLVGREVELLVAEGEGKKDGEHHRLSGRAPDNRLVHFAVGDGERPRPGDTVTVGVTYAAPHHLVADSGIRELRRTRAGDAWAARNGAPVRADKPEVLLGMPKVGVPAEQPAAVGGCCDA; encoded by the coding sequence GTGCGGACCTACGGCTGCCAGATGAACGTCCACGACTCCGAGCGCCTCTCCGGCCTGCTGGAGGACGCTGGGTACGCGCGAGCAGCCGAGGACACCGCAGCAGACATCGTCGTCTTCAACACCTGTGCGGTTCGCGAGAACGCCGACAACCGCCTCTACGGCAACCTCGGGCACCTGCGTCCGGTCAAGGACGCCAACCCCGGGATGCAGATCGCCGTGGGCGGCTGCCTCGCCCAGAAGGACCGCGGCGAGATCGTCCGCCGCGCCCCCTGGGTCGACGTCGTGTTCGGCACCCACAACATCGGCTCCCTGCCGACCCTGCTGGAACGCGCCCGCGTCCAGCGCGAGGCCCAGGTGGAGATCGCCGAGTCGCTGGAGCACTTCCCGTCCACGCTGCCCAGCCGCCGTGAGTCCGCCTACGCCGCGTGGGTGTCGATCTCGGTGGGCTGCAACAACACGTGCACCTTCTGCATCGTGCCCGCGCTGCGCGGCAAGGAGCAGGACCGCCGCCCCGGCGACGTGCTCGCCGAGGCGCGGGCGCTCGTGGACGAGGGCGTCAGCGAGATCACCCTGCTCGGGCAGAACGTCAACGCCTACGGCAGCGGGTTCGGCGACCGCCAGGCCTTCTCCAAGCTCCTGCGCGCCTGCGGCGAGATCGAGGGTCTGGAGCGGGTCCGCTTCACCTCCCCGCACCCGCGCGACTTCACCGACGACGTCATCGAGGCGATGGCCCAGACCCCCAACGTGATGCCGCAGCTGCACATGCCGCTGCAGTCGGGGTCCAGCAAGGTCCTCAAGGACATGCGCCGCTCCTACCGCCAGGAGCGCTTCCTGGGGATCGTGGACAAGGTCCGCGCGGCCATGCCGGACGCCGCCATCACCACCGACATCATCGTGGGCTTCCCCGGCGAGACCGAGGAGGACTTCGCCGAGACGCTGCACGTGGTGCGCGAGGCGCGGTTCGCCATGGCGTTCACCTTCCAGTACTCCAAGCGTCCCGGCACCCCGGCCGCCACCATGGACGACCAGGTGCCGCCGGAGGTCGTCAAGGACCGCTACCAGCGCCTCGTCGACCTCCAGGACCAGATCTCCTGGGAGGAGAACCAGAAGCTGGTCGGGCGCGAGGTCGAGCTGCTGGTCGCCGAGGGCGAGGGCAAGAAGGACGGCGAGCACCACCGCCTCTCGGGCCGCGCCCCCGACAACCGCCTGGTGCACTTCGCGGTGGGCGACGGCGAGCGGCCGCGCCCGGGCGACACGGTCACGGTCGGCGTCACCTACGCCGCACCGCACCACCTGGTGGCCGACTCCGGTATCCGTGAGCTGCGGCGCACCAGGGCCGGTGACGCGTGGGCGGCCCGCAACGGCGCGCCCGTGCGGGCCGACAAGCCCGAGGTCCTGCTGGGCATGCCCAAGGTCGGCGTGCCGGCCGAGCAGCCCGCCGCCGTCGGCGGGTGCTGCGACGCCTGA
- a CDS encoding TRAP transporter permease — translation MTTDPKAAGDPGGDPTGGGDTIAGASSTEDLAGIQKDLEALEAHDYTEDTGIEGTRSQLQTIWRWSVFFVALALAMFHLWTAFTQTLPPLQQRSFHLALGLGLVFLLYPTKPRGTGSHGPFYGISMAFSGLLVGYLAVGTLSGSNTSMYLYLPQAVFGGLALVLLGAAGWYLWRTRASEAATRPQAAAGWTLLIGAALISLDLVTSDAAGGFFFLPILGLVLVVVALALAVALLRHPSVFPDWLWPAVTRWGLTATGAAALAYMSLSGIAGWNVVGPALAILVIVQLARYTHVTIMGMPVFDVVLAGLGLFAGLYMFVNYRAIVTTVGILNPTYVMVGTIGILLILVAAGRVLGPALVVLASALIAFAYFGQSMPGFLRHRGSSVDQIVTNLYVSTEGVFGTPLGISATFIFLFMIFAAMLQRTGMERFFTDLALGATGHSTGGTAKVGIVTSAFSGTITGSSVANTVSNGAFTIPMMKKSGYKPEYAGAVEAASSTGGQIMPPIMGAGAFIMIEFTGASYQQILTAAAIPAVMFFVSQYVVVHYDAKRMGIGGLPREMLPNLRVLMLTRGYLLAPVIAIFALLSMGYSPMFSAMGAVVATVAMNLLIQFITLPWTRVDGRLRPQAPRVAAANALRLSLPIIIAAAAAGLVVVGVETLLTGMNRGMQAMVISLLLAAIGMVAMALFTSWKDSEEDKLNLHGFLDGLVGASRLAIPIIVACASAGIIAGVITTTDLGLKLSRGLLGLAEGISSAFASLLTSVATSPVLAWTGAGADFGTEAVSTMRVDLFLVLVMSMIACLVLGIGLPTTANYVITATLAAPAIVAVLQGEFETRTLAMLLMAHLFVYYFGVLADITPPVCLAAYAASGISGGDPIRTGFYAVRIAIAAFVMPYMFVFSPELLLQDVTWVSGTVAAVTGIVGAAMVALGLVGYLDRPMAWYQRLAVIVGGLMLVSASWTTNVIGLALIVAVIGYEKVRTSRRGGPEPVTGPAGSADGAEAGSAAESGEGAKD, via the coding sequence ATGACGACCGACCCCAAAGCCGCCGGCGACCCCGGTGGCGACCCCACCGGCGGGGGCGACACGATCGCCGGTGCGTCCTCCACCGAGGACCTCGCCGGTATCCAGAAGGACCTCGAGGCGCTGGAGGCGCACGACTACACCGAGGACACGGGGATCGAGGGGACCCGCAGCCAACTCCAGACCATCTGGCGCTGGAGCGTGTTCTTCGTCGCCCTGGCCCTGGCGATGTTCCACCTGTGGACCGCCTTCACCCAGACGCTGCCCCCTCTGCAGCAGCGCTCCTTCCACCTGGCCCTCGGCCTCGGCCTGGTCTTCCTGCTCTACCCCACCAAACCGCGCGGAACGGGCTCCCACGGCCCCTTCTACGGCATCAGCATGGCCTTCAGCGGCCTCCTGGTGGGCTACCTCGCGGTCGGCACCCTGTCCGGCTCCAACACGAGCATGTACCTGTACCTGCCGCAGGCGGTGTTCGGCGGGCTGGCGCTCGTCCTCCTCGGTGCCGCGGGCTGGTACCTGTGGCGTACGCGCGCGTCGGAGGCGGCCACACGCCCCCAGGCCGCGGCCGGCTGGACGCTTCTCATCGGCGCCGCGCTGATCTCCCTCGACCTGGTCACCAGTGACGCGGCCGGCGGGTTCTTCTTCCTCCCCATCCTGGGCCTGGTCCTGGTCGTGGTCGCCCTCGCCCTGGCCGTCGCCCTCCTGCGCCATCCGTCGGTGTTCCCGGACTGGCTGTGGCCGGCCGTCACGCGGTGGGGCCTGACCGCCACCGGCGCGGCGGCCCTGGCCTACATGTCCCTGTCCGGGATCGCCGGATGGAACGTGGTCGGTCCGGCGCTGGCGATCCTGGTGATCGTGCAGCTGGCCCGCTACACGCACGTGACGATCATGGGCATGCCCGTGTTCGACGTGGTGCTGGCGGGACTGGGCCTGTTCGCCGGGCTGTACATGTTCGTCAACTACCGCGCCATCGTCACCACGGTCGGCATCCTCAACCCGACCTACGTCATGGTCGGCACGATCGGCATCCTGCTGATCCTCGTGGCGGCCGGCCGGGTGCTCGGCCCCGCCCTGGTCGTGCTGGCGTCGGCGCTGATCGCCTTCGCCTACTTCGGCCAGTCCATGCCGGGCTTCCTGCGCCACCGCGGGTCCAGCGTCGACCAGATCGTCACGAACCTGTACGTGAGCACGGAGGGCGTCTTCGGGACCCCGCTGGGGATCTCGGCCACGTTCATCTTCCTGTTCATGATCTTCGCCGCGATGCTGCAGCGGACCGGCATGGAGCGGTTCTTCACCGACCTGGCGCTGGGCGCCACCGGCCACTCGACGGGCGGTACGGCCAAGGTCGGCATCGTCACGAGCGCCTTCTCGGGCACGATCACCGGCAGCTCGGTGGCCAACACCGTCTCCAACGGCGCCTTCACCATCCCGATGATGAAGAAGTCCGGCTACAAGCCCGAGTACGCGGGGGCGGTCGAGGCCGCCTCCTCCACCGGCGGCCAGATCATGCCGCCGATCATGGGCGCGGGCGCCTTCATCATGATCGAGTTCACCGGGGCCAGCTACCAGCAGATCCTCACGGCCGCGGCGATCCCGGCGGTGATGTTCTTCGTCTCCCAGTACGTGGTCGTGCACTACGACGCCAAGCGCATGGGGATCGGCGGCCTGCCCCGGGAGATGCTGCCCAACCTGCGCGTGCTCATGCTCACCCGCGGGTACCTGCTCGCGCCGGTCATCGCGATCTTCGCCCTGCTGTCCATGGGCTACTCGCCGATGTTCTCGGCGATGGGCGCCGTCGTGGCGACCGTCGCCATGAACCTGCTCATCCAGTTCATCACGCTGCCCTGGACGCGCGTGGACGGCCGCCTGCGCCCCCAGGCCCCGCGCGTGGCCGCGGCGAACGCCCTGCGCCTGTCCCTGCCGATCATCATTGCCGCGGCGGCCGCGGGGTTGGTGGTCGTGGGCGTGGAGACCCTGCTGACCGGGATGAACCGCGGCATGCAGGCGATGGTCATCTCCCTGCTGCTGGCCGCGATCGGTATGGTCGCCATGGCCCTGTTCACGTCCTGGAAGGACTCCGAGGAGGACAAGCTCAACCTGCACGGGTTCCTGGACGGCCTCGTGGGCGCCTCGCGCCTGGCGATCCCGATCATCGTCGCGTGCGCGTCCGCGGGCATCATCGCGGGCGTCATCACCACCACGGACCTGGGACTCAAGCTCAGCCGCGGCCTCCTGGGCCTGGCCGAGGGGATCAGTTCCGCCTTCGCCTCGCTGCTGACGTCGGTGGCGACCTCGCCGGTGCTGGCGTGGACCGGGGCGGGCGCGGACTTCGGGACCGAGGCGGTCTCGACCATGCGGGTCGACCTGTTCCTCGTCCTGGTGATGTCGATGATCGCCTGCCTGGTCCTGGGCATCGGCCTGCCCACGACCGCGAACTACGTCATCACGGCCACCCTGGCCGCGCCGGCGATCGTGGCCGTGCTCCAGGGCGAGTTCGAGACCCGCACGCTCGCGATGCTGCTGATGGCGCACCTGTTCGTGTACTACTTCGGCGTCCTGGCCGACATCACCCCGCCGGTCTGCCTGGCCGCCTACGCGGCCTCGGGCATCTCCGGCGGCGACCCGATCCGCACCGGCTTCTACGCGGTGCGGATCGCGATCGCGGCCTTCGTCATGCCGTACATGTTCGTGTTCTCGCCGGAGCTGCTGCTCCAGGACGTGACGTGGGTGTCCGGCACGGTGGCCGCGGTGACCGGCATCGTGGGCGCGGCGATGGTGGCCCTGGGACTCGTGGGCTATCTGGACCGGCCGATGGCCTGGTACCAGCGTCTGGCGGTCATCGTGGGCGGTCTGATGCTGGTCTCCGCGAGCTGGACGACCAACGTGATCGGCCTCGCGCTGATCGTGGCGGTCATCGGCTACGAAAAGGTGCGGACCAGCCGCCGCGGCGGTCCTGAGCCGGTCACCGGCCCCGCCGGATCCGCCGACGGCGCCGAGGCGGGCTCCGCCGCCGAATCCGGAGAGGGCGCCAAGGACTGA
- a CDS encoding DUF1850 domain-containing protein produces MRSAIGRFAGAAAAALVVLVAATGAADTGTAWFAVRALSDPAAGAAPPLVQVPMAVGDRIELTHTHSVHRRPVHEVYSVLADAGLAMEEMRFDAHGANLPSGPETIDGVTTTFVRDGSGYVVDHQGRPLGTVRMVVGTADVDHRLAAGGRRIRLLDLVGPGAGVELYVQTHRVAPPGE; encoded by the coding sequence GTGAGGTCGGCGATCGGCCGGTTCGCGGGCGCGGCGGCCGCCGCCCTGGTGGTCCTGGTGGCGGCGACCGGTGCGGCCGACACGGGCACCGCGTGGTTCGCGGTGCGGGCGCTGTCCGATCCGGCGGCCGGGGCCGCGCCGCCCCTGGTGCAGGTGCCGATGGCCGTCGGGGACCGGATCGAGCTCACCCACACGCACTCGGTGCACCGTAGACCGGTGCATGAGGTGTACTCGGTCTTGGCCGACGCGGGACTGGCGATGGAGGAGATGCGCTTCGACGCGCACGGAGCCAACCTCCCCTCCGGACCCGAGACCATCGACGGCGTGACCACCACGTTCGTCCGTGACGGATCCGGCTACGTGGTCGACCACCAGGGCCGCCCGCTCGGGACCGTGCGCATGGTGGTCGGGACCGCCGACGTCGACCACAGATTGGCCGCAGGTGGCCGCCGGATCCGGCTCCTGGATCTGGTTGGACCGGGCGCGGGAGTGGAACTGTACGTGCAAACGCATCGGGTGGCCCCACCCGGTGAGTGA
- a CDS encoding TAXI family TRAP transporter solute-binding subunit gives MSKGRRTMRASAAVAAAAVVALSACAAPEDVEGPGEAEGDGETFLQLATGSTGGTYYPLGGEIAQLWSSNIDGLQVDTFATGASVQNMRALEGETEDEEAGAIDQSELVMAINGVAMQAQESTGPFEEEPLASPDDILALGNIYPEVMQVVVKADSDIESIADLEGANVEIGPPGSGTEVAARQILEAYGLDPDEDINASDSTFGDAATALGDDQVDAAFGILSVPAAGIVEIGASNEVRLLPIDGEEAESLFELDPSYSSLTIPGGTYNGQDEDVDTLTQWAALYGTSGLDDDMAYDLVRVMYENAGDIGHDVGGQVQLETALDGLGTMELHPGAERYYQEQGVLD, from the coding sequence ATGAGCAAGGGACGCAGGACCATGCGGGCCTCCGCGGCTGTCGCCGCGGCCGCCGTGGTCGCCCTGTCGGCGTGCGCCGCCCCGGAGGACGTGGAGGGGCCGGGTGAGGCCGAAGGGGACGGGGAGACCTTCCTCCAGCTTGCGACCGGATCCACCGGCGGTACGTACTACCCGCTCGGTGGCGAGATCGCGCAGCTGTGGAGCAGCAACATCGACGGCCTCCAGGTCGACACCTTCGCCACCGGCGCCTCGGTGCAGAACATGCGCGCGCTCGAGGGCGAGACCGAGGACGAGGAAGCCGGCGCGATCGACCAGAGCGAGCTGGTCATGGCGATCAACGGCGTGGCGATGCAGGCCCAGGAGAGCACCGGCCCCTTCGAGGAGGAGCCGCTGGCCAGCCCGGACGACATCCTCGCCCTCGGCAACATCTACCCCGAGGTCATGCAGGTCGTGGTCAAGGCCGACTCCGACATCGAGTCGATCGCCGACCTGGAGGGCGCCAACGTCGAGATCGGCCCGCCCGGCAGCGGTACCGAGGTCGCGGCGCGCCAGATCCTGGAGGCCTACGGCCTGGACCCGGACGAGGACATCAACGCCTCCGACAGCACCTTCGGCGACGCAGCCACGGCCCTGGGCGACGACCAGGTCGACGCCGCGTTCGGCATCCTGTCGGTGCCCGCCGCCGGCATCGTCGAGATCGGTGCGAGCAACGAGGTCCGGCTGCTGCCGATCGACGGCGAGGAGGCCGAGAGCCTCTTCGAGCTCGACCCGAGCTACAGCTCGCTCACCATCCCCGGCGGCACGTACAACGGCCAGGACGAGGACGTCGACACGCTGACCCAGTGGGCGGCGCTCTACGGCACGTCCGGGCTCGACGACGACATGGCCTACGACCTGGTCCGCGTCATGTACGAGAACGCCGGTGACATCGGCCACGACGTCGGCGGCCAGGTCCAGCTGGAGACCGCTCTCGACGGCCTGGGCACGATGGAGCTGCACCCGGGCGCCGAGCGCTACTACCAGGAGCAGGGCGTCCTCGACTGA